The Primulina tabacum isolate GXHZ01 chromosome 1, ASM2559414v2, whole genome shotgun sequence genome contains the following window.
GCATGATTTATTGATGCAATATTTCCTTCCCCTACTTCAGTACTTGCCTCTATTGAGTTCTTGAAAcagaaaaaaatatcaatatttaGAACCCTTGCGTAcagaattttattatatttttacatgTAAGGGCGAGTGTTTCATCCCTACTGAATCAGGGGAAAGCTACGGAGGAAGCTATATCACACGTTTGATTAAGCTCACTCTGCCAAAGAACCAAAAATTGCGACTCTATCAACCTTTTGCCAGCTGCACAAGCTTTGATACAGTTGTATTCATTTCATCATCACGGTTCTCTCTAACCTCACTACTCAACTTATCCACATTCCTCGCCATGTCTTTTCCGTCATCTTCCACCACTACTTTCTTGATCGCCTTCGCGATCTCTTCTCTTGTAAACTCCTCCCCATCTCTCTGAACCTCGATACCGATCCCAACTTCTGCTACCAACCTCGAATTCATAGGCTGATCAAGTTGCATTGGCATGGCAATAACAGGTACTCGACAGGTTACCGCCTCCAGAATCGAATTCCAACCACAATGACTCAGGAAGCCTCCGACACTAGGATGGCTCAAAATTTTAGTTTGTGGTGCCCACCCTTCAACTATCATGCCTCTATCTCCAACCCTGTTTTGAAACCCCTGTGGTAATGCATCGTCTAGGCCCATTTTTTCTCCCACGGGAAACCTAACAACCCAAATAAAAGACACTCCACTGATTTCTAACCCTAAAGCCACCTCTTCTATCTCTTCTTTTGTTAGAAAATACTCACTTCCGAAGGAGACAAACACCACGGACTTGGTATTTTTCTTACTTAGCCAATCGACGAACATAGAATCATCGGATTTTTGAACGGGTTCTTGAATAAGAAACCCAACTGGGAGAACCTCTTTTTTCACTAATTCCGACAAGTAACTAATGTATTTACCTTCGAGCTTATTCGAAGAGTTTACCATTATAAATGAAGCCGATGGCCCTCCAAAGAATCTTAGGGATTCATCCTTATTGTCATCGCTATTTGTTACAGTATTTATAATCTCAGACTTCTCTCGCTCAGTCTCTGATAATCTGAGTGACTCGAAAGGAAACTCCATCTCAGGTTGATTGGTATAATGGACTATGCA
Protein-coding sequences here:
- the LOC142512591 gene encoding beta-D-glucosyl crocetin beta-1,6-glucosyltransferase-like, whose translation is MSCEQKCYKILMFPWLAHGHISPFAELAKRLIHRNFRVFLCSTPVNLEPFRKSTEEPSLEFVDLHLSSTEIPKKYHTTKNLPTHLMPTLKTALIESKENFRNVLKIIKPDILVYDFMQPWASAMASEEGISSIVLFPCGAACTSCIVHYTNQPEMEFPFESLRLSETEREKSEIINTVTNSDDNKDESLRFFGGPSASFIMVNSSNKLEGKYISYLSELVKKEVLPVGFLIQEPVQKSDDSMFVDWLSKKNTKSVVFVSFGSEYFLTKEEIEEVALGLEISGVSFIWVVRFPVGEKMGLDDALPQGFQNRVGDRGMIVEGWAPQTKILSHPSVGGFLSHCGWNSILEAVTCRVPVIAMPMQLDQPMNSRLVAEVGIGIEVQRDGEEFTREEIAKAIKKVVVEDDGKDMARNVDKLSSEVRENRDDEMNTTVSKLVQLAKG